In Polyangia bacterium, a single genomic region encodes these proteins:
- the trxA gene encoding thioredoxin, translating to MANENVIEINDTNFEEQALKSPVPVLIDFTAAWCAPCRMIAPHIDAIADAYAGRLRVGKCDVDANPELTAKLDVRSMPTLMVFKNGQVVGHMIGAAPRAKLEALVTRALG from the coding sequence ATGGCCAACGAAAACGTCATCGAGATCAACGACACCAACTTTGAAGAGCAGGCGCTGAAGTCGCCGGTGCCGGTGCTGATCGATTTCACCGCCGCCTGGTGCGCGCCTTGCCGGATGATCGCCCCGCACATCGACGCCATCGCCGACGCCTATGCCGGCCGCCTGCGGGTCGGCAAGTGTGACGTCGACGCCAACCCCGAGCTGACCGCCAAGCTGGACGTGCGCAGCATGCCCACGCTGATGGTCTTCAAGAACGGTCAGGTGGTCGGCCACATGATCGGCGCAGCGCCGCGGGCGAAACTGGAAGCGCTGGTGACGCGGGCCCTCGGCTGA
- a CDS encoding helix-hairpin-helix domain-containing protein: MDRKGDVLDMLRELAELTMLEEGDPQSFRVRAYESASNAIETLAKDPGLLSAKELQQIEGIGKSTAEKIRELVQTGKVAKLELLRQKHPPSVVALLRIQGLGPKALQRLRSELGVNSLDDLRAVLTGHLLRGLKGFGPKSEDNLVRAVARLDAQGAAGRTPISVAHPLAARIVAKLSEVDGVSQVAICGSLRRFSETVGDVDIVVAAQAPGPVMAALVAMPLVERVLVQGDAKTSVVTHRGTQVDVRVVAAHQLGAALLYFTGSKGHNIRLRQRALVRGLTLNEYALCAIDGGRVVASETEEQIYAALGLPFVPPVLREDAGEIEAALAGALPRPIGDVVGDFHVHTSTSGDAQSSLDEVIAAAKARRLRVLAITEHAEGTRAGVGREALLAQRARIQERQLALGDSLRLLHGIELNIGPAGELDYDLAFRQQFDWCLASVHDHFDLDRAAQTRRVVTAMQDPSVRMIGHLSARMIGGRPPIDLDPDAIFGAAVATGTALEVNGALPRLDLSVEWLRRGREQAVTFVLSSDAHDTDELARVDFAKLNAERAWIDPARVANSWSPDQLRAWAEAPKAAGRG; the protein is encoded by the coding sequence GTGGATCGGAAGGGCGATGTTTTGGACATGCTGCGCGAGCTGGCGGAGCTGACCATGTTGGAAGAGGGGGATCCGCAGTCGTTTCGGGTGCGGGCCTACGAGAGCGCGTCCAACGCCATCGAGACGCTGGCCAAGGATCCGGGGCTGCTGAGCGCGAAGGAGCTGCAGCAGATCGAAGGCATCGGCAAGAGCACCGCGGAAAAGATTCGCGAGCTGGTCCAGACCGGCAAGGTGGCGAAGCTGGAGCTGCTGCGGCAAAAGCACCCGCCTTCGGTGGTGGCGCTGCTGCGCATTCAGGGTCTTGGACCGAAGGCCTTGCAGCGGTTGCGCTCCGAGCTGGGCGTCAACTCGCTGGATGATCTGCGGGCGGTGCTGACCGGGCATCTGCTGCGCGGGCTGAAAGGGTTCGGCCCCAAATCAGAGGACAACCTGGTGCGGGCGGTGGCTCGCTTGGATGCGCAAGGCGCTGCCGGACGCACGCCCATCTCCGTCGCCCACCCGCTGGCCGCGCGGATCGTGGCCAAGCTGTCGGAGGTGGACGGCGTCAGCCAGGTCGCGATCTGCGGATCGCTGCGGCGGTTCTCCGAGACCGTCGGTGACGTGGACATCGTGGTGGCGGCGCAGGCGCCGGGGCCGGTGATGGCGGCGCTGGTGGCGATGCCGCTGGTGGAACGGGTCCTCGTGCAAGGCGACGCCAAGACCAGCGTGGTCACCCACCGCGGGACGCAGGTCGACGTGCGGGTGGTGGCGGCGCACCAGCTGGGCGCGGCGCTTTTGTACTTCACGGGTTCGAAGGGTCACAACATAAGGTTGCGCCAGCGCGCGCTGGTTCGCGGGCTGACGTTGAACGAATACGCGCTCTGCGCCATCGACGGTGGTCGCGTGGTCGCCAGCGAGACCGAGGAGCAGATCTATGCGGCCCTGGGCCTGCCGTTCGTCCCGCCGGTCCTGCGCGAGGATGCCGGCGAGATCGAAGCCGCCCTGGCCGGCGCCTTGCCGCGTCCGATCGGTGACGTGGTCGGCGACTTTCATGTGCACACGTCGACTTCAGGCGATGCGCAATCGTCGCTGGACGAGGTGATCGCCGCAGCGAAGGCGCGGCGCTTGCGCGTCCTGGCCATCACCGAGCACGCCGAGGGCACGCGCGCCGGCGTCGGCCGCGAGGCGTTGCTGGCTCAGCGCGCGCGCATCCAGGAGCGGCAGCTCGCTCTCGGCGATTCTTTGCGCCTCCTGCACGGGATCGAGCTGAACATCGGCCCCGCCGGCGAGCTGGACTACGACCTGGCGTTTCGCCAGCAATTCGACTGGTGCCTGGCGTCGGTCCACGATCACTTCGATCTCGATCGCGCCGCGCAGACCCGTCGAGTGGTGACGGCCATGCAGGATCCCAGCGTGCGCATGATCGGCCACCTGTCGGCGCGCATGATCGGCGGTCGGCCGCCAATCGATCTCGATCCCGACGCCATCTTCGGCGCCGCCGTCGCCACCGGCACCGCATTGGAAGTGAACGGCGCCTTGCCGCGGCTGGATCTGTCGGTCGAGTGGCTGCGGCGCGGACGGGAACAGGCGGTGACGTTCGTGCTCAGCAGCGACGCCCACGACACCGACGAGCTTGCCCGCGTTGACTTCGCCAAGCTGAACGCCGAGCGCGCCTGGATCGATCCGGCCCGCGTCGCCAACAGCTGGTCGCCGGACCAACTGCGCGCCTGGGCCGAAGCGCCCAAGGCGGCCGGCCGCGGCTGA
- a CDS encoding single-stranded DNA-binding protein — translation MGSVNKVILIGNLGADPELKYTPSSRPLCNLRIATTDVFKDKGGQRQERTEWHRVTVWGDQAENCSKYLSKGRSVYIEGRLQTRSYDKDGQKHYATDVVADRVVFLGSGGGAGAGAGEGGGRRPTAGNPPAGGGGGRSGGYEGPADDGAGPPPSDDDIPF, via the coding sequence ATGGGAAGCGTCAATAAAGTCATCTTGATCGGCAATCTGGGAGCAGACCCCGAACTGAAGTACACCCCCAGCAGTCGCCCGCTCTGCAACCTGCGCATCGCCACCACCGACGTCTTCAAAGACAAAGGCGGCCAGCGGCAAGAACGCACAGAATGGCACCGCGTCACGGTCTGGGGAGACCAGGCGGAGAATTGCTCGAAGTACCTTTCCAAGGGTCGGTCGGTCTACATCGAGGGGCGTCTACAAACGCGCTCGTATGACAAGGATGGACAGAAGCACTACGCCACCGACGTGGTGGCCGATCGCGTGGTCTTCTTGGGCAGCGGCGGTGGCGCCGGCGCAGGCGCGGGAGAAGGCGGCGGGCGGCGACCGACTGCCGGCAATCCGCCTGCGGGTGGCGGCGGCGGACGAAGCGGCGGTTATGAAGGCCCGGCCGACGACGGCGCCGGTCCGCCTCCATCCGACGACGACATCCCGTTCTAG
- a CDS encoding polysaccharide deacetylase family protein, whose translation MSVPGRSLPLVVVVAALLVSTEGGSDGTRAATLPTAKEARDRLVAGEGNDFDVATAVAPGLADLSGFSPGHGPRTRFGAAQHGRQLLLSFDDGPDLKGTPLILEELDRRGLKAIFFVTGWRFAGQRPEDLARRDLLRKIASHGHLVANHTFSHHNLCDNPDETASQIDDNSELIAEVTGVRPQLFRAPYGAFCHSLDVALAARQLVDIGWNLDPQDWKNNTPERIVAYLTNKLTKLEGRGILLMHDTHAASVRALPEVLDWLARENRRAVEQGRAPIEIIDYRAVLPPRSLAQSGVETIVGRLVDDVAPAVARLWPAPHSL comes from the coding sequence ATGTCGGTGCCTGGTCGCTCCCTTCCGCTGGTGGTCGTCGTCGCTGCCCTTCTGGTTTCGACTGAAGGTGGCAGCGACGGCACACGCGCGGCCACCCTGCCGACGGCGAAAGAGGCGCGCGACCGCCTGGTGGCCGGCGAAGGGAACGACTTCGACGTGGCGACGGCGGTCGCGCCCGGCCTCGCCGATCTGTCGGGGTTCTCGCCCGGCCACGGGCCACGCACGCGCTTCGGCGCCGCCCAGCACGGGCGTCAACTTCTGCTCTCGTTCGACGACGGCCCCGATCTGAAAGGGACGCCGCTGATTCTGGAAGAGCTGGACCGCCGCGGCTTGAAGGCCATCTTCTTCGTCACCGGCTGGCGCTTCGCCGGCCAGCGTCCGGAGGACCTGGCCCGCCGCGATCTGCTGCGCAAGATCGCCAGCCACGGCCATCTGGTGGCCAACCACACCTTCAGCCACCACAACCTCTGCGACAACCCCGACGAGACCGCCAGCCAGATCGACGACAACTCGGAGCTCATCGCCGAGGTCACCGGCGTGCGGCCGCAGCTTTTTCGAGCGCCCTACGGCGCCTTCTGCCACAGCCTGGACGTCGCGCTGGCGGCCCGCCAGCTGGTCGACATCGGCTGGAATCTGGATCCCCAAGACTGGAAGAACAACACGCCGGAACGGATCGTCGCCTACCTGACCAATAAGCTGACCAAGCTGGAAGGCCGGGGGATTTTGCTGATGCACGACACGCACGCCGCCTCGGTGCGCGCGCTGCCCGAGGTGCTGGACTGGCTGGCCCGCGAGAACCGCCGCGCCGTCGAGCAAGGCCGCGCCCCCATCGAGATCATCGACTACCGCGCGGTGTTGCCGCCCCGATCGCTGGCCCAAAGCGGTGTCGAGACCATCGTCGGCCGCCTGGTCGACGATGTCGCACCGGCCGTGGCGCGGCTTTGGCCCGCGCCACACAGTCTATGA
- a CDS encoding arginine N-succinyltransferase, whose product MFVLRDVAPADLDALLSVAAFLDTVNLPEDRAYLAALIAMSEKSFAAEIPVADRRFVFVLCDPDSERVVGVSMIFAQHGSRRAPHIFFDVIHEERYSESLDRHFAHQVLRIGYNYKGLTEIGGLVLLPEYRRHRDQLGRLLSYVRFLYIAMNRRVFCDEVVSELMPPLEPNGTSLLWESLGRQFTGLSYQEADRLSQTNKEFIRALFPQDPLYATLLPPHVQELIGKVGPETQSVERMLREIGFAYAHRIDPFDGGPHFHALTDDITLVAATQRARLADGEPAPDAPLRRCLVARESSAEPHFIAVKTAAPAQANDGTLALPADARRTLRLVPGDELAVLPF is encoded by the coding sequence ATGTTCGTCCTGCGCGACGTCGCCCCCGCCGACCTGGACGCGCTGCTGTCGGTGGCCGCGTTCCTGGACACTGTCAATCTGCCTGAAGACCGCGCCTATCTGGCAGCGCTGATCGCCATGTCGGAAAAATCTTTCGCCGCCGAGATCCCGGTGGCGGATCGACGCTTTGTCTTCGTCCTGTGCGACCCGGACAGCGAACGCGTGGTGGGTGTGTCAATGATCTTCGCTCAGCATGGCAGCCGCCGCGCGCCGCACATCTTCTTTGACGTCATCCACGAAGAACGTTACAGCGAAAGCCTGGATCGGCACTTTGCCCATCAGGTGCTGCGCATCGGGTACAACTATAAAGGACTGACCGAGATCGGCGGCCTGGTCTTGCTGCCGGAGTACCGCCGCCACCGCGATCAGCTTGGCCGCTTGCTGTCGTACGTGCGCTTTCTCTACATCGCCATGAACCGACGCGTGTTCTGCGACGAGGTGGTGTCTGAATTGATGCCGCCGCTCGAGCCGAACGGCACCAGCCTGCTGTGGGAATCGCTGGGCCGGCAGTTCACCGGCCTTTCGTATCAAGAGGCGGATCGCCTGTCGCAGACCAACAAGGAATTCATCCGCGCGCTGTTCCCCCAGGATCCGCTGTACGCCACCTTGCTGCCGCCTCACGTGCAAGAGCTGATCGGCAAGGTGGGCCCCGAAACCCAAAGCGTGGAACGCATGCTGCGCGAGATCGGATTCGCCTACGCCCACCGCATCGATCCGTTCGACGGCGGCCCGCACTTTCACGCCCTCACTGACGACATCACGCTGGTCGCGGCGACGCAGCGGGCGCGCCTGGCGGACGGCGAACCGGCGCCCGACGCGCCCCTGCGCCGCTGTCTGGTGGCCCGCGAATCAAGCGCCGAGCCGCATTTTATCGCCGTGAAGACGGCGGCCCCGGCCCAGGCGAACGATGGTACCCTGGCGCTGCCTGCCGACGCCCGGCGGACCCTGCGACTGGTGCCGGGCGACGAGCTGGCCGTTTTGCCCTTCTGA
- a CDS encoding sigma-54 dependent transcriptional regulator, which translates to MPSTVLIVDDEKNIRRTVRMVLEGEGFNVEEAGSGEEALARLPDVGADVMLLDVQLPGMSGLETIERVAKLKSPDPLPTVIMISGHATLADAVRAVKAGAYDLIEKPLDRERLIVALRNALERRAMAREVAGLRALADERFEMVGRSAVMIALHGQIAKVAPTRTRVLITGESGTGKELIARAIHRESALRDRPFIKVNCAAIPPELIESELFGHERGAFTGATARKRGLFEMADGGTIFLDEIGDMIASAQAKVLRVLQSGEFTRVGGEQTLKVEVRVVAATNRDLPAAVASGGFREDLYFRLAVVPLRAPPLRDRGDDIPLLCATFVEAACRENGMKVKTIAGEAVAILAAYPWPGNVRELRNVIERLVILSEESIGVGDLPEEIVEESARRRRDQAQSGGVASLPRVDLPVEARALPLREFRDHMEREYIRMKLDENSWNISRTATLLGIERTNLHKKMRTLGLSRDENASGA; encoded by the coding sequence ATGCCTTCAACCGTCCTGATCGTCGACGACGAAAAGAACATTCGCCGCACGGTGCGCATGGTGCTGGAAGGCGAAGGCTTCAACGTCGAAGAGGCCGGCAGCGGCGAAGAAGCGTTGGCCCGGCTGCCCGACGTGGGCGCCGACGTCATGCTGCTGGACGTGCAGCTGCCGGGGATGTCCGGCCTCGAGACCATCGAACGAGTGGCCAAGCTGAAAAGCCCGGATCCGCTGCCGACGGTCATCATGATCTCCGGCCACGCCACCCTGGCCGACGCGGTTCGGGCGGTGAAGGCGGGCGCCTACGATCTGATCGAAAAGCCACTGGATCGCGAGCGGCTGATCGTGGCCCTGCGCAACGCCCTCGAACGGCGGGCGATGGCGCGCGAAGTGGCCGGCTTGCGCGCGCTGGCCGATGAGCGGTTCGAGATGGTGGGGCGCAGCGCCGTGATGATCGCGCTGCACGGCCAGATCGCCAAGGTGGCGCCGACCCGCACCCGTGTCCTCATCACCGGCGAATCGGGCACCGGCAAGGAGCTGATCGCCCGGGCCATCCACCGCGAGAGCGCCTTGCGCGATCGCCCGTTCATCAAGGTCAACTGCGCGGCCATCCCGCCCGAGCTGATCGAATCCGAGCTCTTCGGTCACGAACGCGGCGCCTTCACCGGCGCCACCGCCCGCAAGCGCGGCCTGTTCGAGATGGCCGACGGCGGGACCATCTTCCTCGACGAGATCGGCGACATGATCGCCTCGGCGCAGGCCAAGGTCCTGCGCGTGCTTCAATCGGGCGAGTTCACCCGGGTGGGCGGCGAGCAGACCCTGAAGGTCGAAGTCCGGGTGGTGGCGGCCACCAATCGCGATCTGCCGGCGGCGGTAGCGTCCGGCGGTTTCCGCGAGGATCTCTACTTCCGCCTGGCGGTGGTCCCGCTGCGCGCGCCGCCCTTGCGCGATCGCGGCGACGACATCCCGCTTTTGTGCGCGACCTTCGTCGAGGCCGCTTGCCGCGAGAACGGCATGAAGGTGAAGACCATCGCCGGTGAAGCGGTGGCCATCCTGGCCGCGTATCCCTGGCCCGGCAACGTGCGCGAGCTGCGCAACGTGATCGAACGGCTGGTGATCTTGTCCGAGGAGAGCATCGGCGTCGGCGACCTGCCCGAGGAAATCGTCGAGGAAAGCGCGCGCCGCCGGCGCGATCAGGCGCAGAGCGGCGGGGTGGCGTCGCTGCCGCGCGTGGATCTTCCCGTCGAGGCCCGCGCCCTGCCGCTGCGCGAGTTCCGCGATCACATGGAGCGCGAGTACATTCGCATGAAGCTGGACGAAAACAGCTGGAACATCTCGCGCACCGCCACCCTGCTTGGCATTGAACGGACCAACCTGCACAAGAAGATGCGCACCCTCGGCCTTTCGCGCGACGAGAACGCCTCGGGCGCGTAA
- a CDS encoding DUF423 domain-containing protein, which produces MIRLAGFFGLTGVALGAFGAHGLRDHLAPGMLEVYRTGVLYQLIHAVALLAVALGAARLRRARAVATLFSVGIVIFSGTLYALALTQIRVLGAITPIGGLSFMAGWVLLISEPAPAA; this is translated from the coding sequence ATGATTCGCCTGGCAGGATTCTTCGGCCTCACCGGGGTGGCGCTGGGCGCGTTCGGCGCCCACGGCCTGCGCGATCACCTGGCCCCCGGCATGCTGGAGGTCTATCGAACCGGCGTGCTGTACCAGCTCATCCACGCGGTGGCTTTGCTGGCGGTGGCGCTGGGCGCCGCGCGTCTGCGGCGCGCGCGGGCGGTGGCGACGTTGTTCAGCGTCGGGATCGTCATCTTCTCCGGGACCCTGTACGCGCTGGCGCTGACTCAAATTCGCGTTCTCGGGGCGATCACTCCGATCGGCGGCTTGTCCTTCATGGCGGGGTGGGTGCTGCTGATCTCCGAACCGGCGCCAGCGGCGTAG
- a CDS encoding cystathionine beta-synthase — MMTGAKSNILEAVGSTPIVKLQKVAAHVAADIYVKCEYLNPGGSMKDRVARNIVTDAERRGLLGPGGTIVEATSGNTGMGLALVAALRGYQCVFVMPDKMSQEKVAGLRAFGARVVICPTAVEPDDPRSYYQTAKRIVQETPGAFYANQYHNPANPEAHYTSTAPEIWQQTAGEVDVFVAGMGTGGTISGCGRFFKEKKPGFRLVGVDPIGSLYYEYIKTGRMTRPFSYYVEGIGEDFLPTTMNLKILDEVVRVDDKECFLMTRELVRQEGLYVGGSSGAAVAGAIRYAEMSKRKENILVLLPDSAQKYLSKIFDDKWMRENGFLDEPDPLGTVAQLLRSKKPRPLVAAKKGDRVRHVIGLMRDNGISQMPVLETAGGRMAGIVAEVDLLNFLVKGEKNLDSPIDDLLESDYATVTPATRIHLVRNIFNDAKIVVVEDGDQVYDVITKIDLIEYLAERRGAAG, encoded by the coding sequence ATGATGACCGGCGCCAAGAGCAACATTCTGGAGGCGGTCGGAAGCACGCCGATCGTCAAGCTGCAGAAGGTGGCCGCGCACGTGGCCGCCGACATCTACGTCAAGTGCGAGTACCTGAACCCGGGCGGTTCGATGAAGGATCGGGTGGCCCGCAACATCGTCACCGACGCCGAACGGCGTGGCCTGCTGGGCCCGGGCGGCACCATCGTCGAAGCCACCAGCGGCAACACCGGCATGGGGCTGGCGCTGGTGGCGGCGCTGCGCGGATACCAGTGCGTGTTCGTCATGCCCGACAAGATGTCGCAGGAAAAAGTGGCCGGCCTGCGGGCGTTCGGAGCCCGCGTGGTGATCTGCCCGACCGCCGTCGAGCCAGACGATCCGCGCAGCTATTACCAGACCGCCAAGCGCATCGTCCAGGAGACGCCCGGCGCCTTCTACGCCAACCAGTACCACAACCCGGCCAACCCCGAAGCGCACTATACCTCGACGGCGCCGGAGATCTGGCAGCAGACCGCCGGCGAGGTCGACGTCTTCGTGGCCGGCATGGGCACCGGCGGCACCATCTCGGGCTGCGGGCGTTTCTTCAAGGAGAAAAAGCCGGGCTTTCGCCTGGTCGGCGTCGATCCGATCGGCTCGCTTTACTACGAGTACATCAAGACCGGCCGCATGACCCGTCCGTTTTCATATTACGTCGAAGGCATCGGCGAGGATTTCTTGCCGACCACCATGAACCTGAAAATCCTCGACGAGGTGGTGCGCGTCGACGACAAGGAATGCTTCCTGATGACGCGCGAGCTGGTGCGCCAGGAGGGTCTTTACGTCGGTGGCAGCTCGGGCGCGGCGGTGGCGGGCGCCATTCGCTATGCCGAGATGTCCAAGCGCAAGGAGAACATCCTGGTGCTGCTGCCGGACAGCGCGCAGAAGTACCTGTCGAAGATCTTCGACGACAAGTGGATGCGCGAAAACGGTTTCCTCGACGAACCCGATCCGCTGGGCACGGTCGCCCAACTTTTGCGCTCGAAGAAACCGCGCCCGCTGGTGGCGGCCAAGAAGGGCGATCGGGTGCGCCACGTGATCGGCCTGATGCGCGACAACGGCATCTCCCAAATGCCGGTCCTTGAGACCGCCGGCGGACGGATGGCCGGCATCGTCGCCGAGGTCGATCTGCTGAACTTTCTGGTCAAGGGTGAGAAGAACCTGGACAGCCCGATCGACGATCTTCTGGAATCGGATTACGCCACCGTCACGCCGGCCACCCGCATCCATCTGGTGCGCAACATCTTCAACGACGCCAAGATCGTCGTCGTGGAAGACGGCGACCAGGTCTACGACGTGATCACCAAGATTGATCTGATCGAATATCTGGCCGAGCGGCGCGGCGCCGCCGGCTAG
- a CDS encoding PLP-dependent aspartate aminotransferase family protein, with protein sequence MAARKKKTAAATAPRFETKAIHAGQHPEPVTGAVMTPIFLTSTYAQKGPGAHSGFEYSRTQNPTRFALEGNIAALESGDWGLCFNAGLAASAAVMALLSAGDEVVAGDDLYGGSFRLFDKVFRRLGLTFIYADARDPARFAAAISGKTKLGWIETPTNPMLRLADITAIAAACHARGVPLAVDNTFMSPYFQRPLELGADLVVHSTTKYLNGHSDVVGGAIVGRDPALRERLAFLQNAMGGSQTALDSFLVLRGTKTLAVRMQRHQENALAIARWLESRPEIARVIYPGLPSHPQHQLARRQMTGFGGMVSFILRENKNTLDRARSFLQRLRVFTCAESLGGVESLAEHPAIMTHASIPPERRAALGISDGLIRLSVGIEHADDLIADLDQALRK encoded by the coding sequence GTGGCTGCCCGCAAGAAGAAAACCGCCGCCGCGACGGCGCCGCGCTTCGAAACCAAGGCCATCCACGCCGGCCAGCATCCAGAGCCGGTGACGGGCGCGGTGATGACGCCGATCTTTTTGACTTCGACGTACGCCCAGAAGGGACCAGGCGCGCACAGCGGCTTTGAATACTCGCGCACCCAGAACCCGACGCGGTTTGCCCTGGAGGGAAACATCGCCGCCCTGGAGAGCGGCGATTGGGGACTTTGCTTCAACGCTGGTCTCGCCGCGTCGGCGGCGGTGATGGCGTTGCTGTCCGCCGGCGACGAGGTGGTGGCGGGCGACGATCTCTACGGAGGCTCGTTTCGCCTGTTCGACAAGGTCTTCCGCCGCCTCGGTCTGACGTTCATCTACGCCGACGCGCGCGATCCGGCGCGCTTCGCCGCCGCCATCAGCGGCAAGACCAAGCTTGGCTGGATTGAAACGCCGACCAACCCGATGCTGCGCCTGGCAGACATCACCGCCATCGCCGCCGCCTGCCACGCCCGCGGCGTTCCTCTGGCCGTCGACAATACCTTCATGAGCCCGTATTTCCAGCGCCCGCTGGAGCTGGGCGCCGATCTGGTGGTCCACTCGACGACGAAATATTTGAACGGCCACTCGGACGTCGTCGGCGGCGCCATCGTTGGCCGTGATCCGGCCCTGCGCGAGCGCCTGGCGTTTCTGCAAAACGCCATGGGCGGCAGCCAGACCGCGCTGGACAGCTTTCTGGTTCTGCGTGGAACCAAGACGCTGGCCGTGCGCATGCAGCGCCATCAAGAAAACGCCCTGGCCATCGCCCGCTGGCTGGAATCGCGCCCGGAGATCGCCCGCGTGATCTACCCCGGATTACCGTCCCATCCGCAACATCAACTGGCGCGCCGGCAGATGACCGGCTTTGGCGGCATGGTCAGTTTCATCCTTCGCGAAAACAAAAACACGCTCGACCGCGCCCGATCGTTCCTGCAACGCCTGCGCGTCTTCACCTGCGCCGAGTCGCTGGGCGGCGTCGAATCGTTGGCCGAGCACCCCGCCATCATGACCCACGCCTCGATTCCCCCTGAGCGCCGGGCCGCCCTGGGAATCAGCGACGGCCTCATCCGCTTGTCCGTCGGCATCGAACACGCTGACGATCTGATCGCCGACCTCGATCAGGCTCTGCGCAAATAA